From Micromonospora rifamycinica, a single genomic window includes:
- a CDS encoding mycothiol transferase, with translation MNVDDLLTEAYGQLPDLVRAAVDGLSPDELRRAPDEGANPVGWLVWHLTRIQDQQVAELSGADQVWATGDWAARFGLPADPADTGFGHTPEQVAAVRPESAEALVGYHGAVAERTRGFLAGLRPADLDRVVDEHWDPPVTLGVRLVSIVSDDLQHVGQAAYLRGLLRP, from the coding sequence GTGAACGTCGACGACCTGCTGACCGAAGCCTACGGCCAACTGCCCGACCTGGTCCGCGCGGCGGTGGACGGGCTCAGCCCCGACGAGCTGCGCCGGGCACCCGATGAGGGCGCCAACCCGGTCGGCTGGCTGGTCTGGCACCTCACCCGGATCCAGGACCAGCAGGTCGCCGAGCTGTCCGGGGCCGACCAGGTCTGGGCCACCGGCGACTGGGCGGCCCGGTTCGGGCTGCCCGCCGACCCCGCCGACACCGGTTTCGGCCACACCCCGGAGCAGGTCGCCGCGGTGCGCCCGGAGAGCGCGGAGGCGCTGGTCGGCTACCACGGGGCGGTGGCGGAGCGTACCCGCGGGTTCCTGGCCGGGCTGCGCCCGGCGGACCTGGACCGGGTGGTCGACGAGCACTGGGATCCCCCGGTGACCCTCGGGGTCCGGCTGGTCAGCATCGTCTCCGACGATCTGCAACACGTCGGCCAGGCCGCCTACCTGCGGGGCCTGCTCCGGCCCTGA
- a CDS encoding DUF72 domain-containing protein — MGVIRVGTSSWADQTLLRAGWYPRSARTPAQRLGWYAGRFGLVEVDTSYYAIPVPATTSGWAAATPPGFTFDVKAFSLFTGHPTPVQVLPKDLRPAGGPSRIRRRDLPEAAYDELWTRFRAALEPLAAADRLGAVLLQFPPWLVRGEGARRRIVELADRCRPWRVAVEVRHGSWFDGPAAAETVAFLRDHDLSLVGVDMPQGHPSSVPPVLVGTAEPALVRMHGHSAHWADGSKEDRFRYAYADDELRRWADLLTDLADRSGELHVLFNNCCAGQAQRDAARLAELLGVTPTTAAAR; from the coding sequence ATGGGAGTGATCAGGGTCGGCACCTCGTCCTGGGCGGATCAGACGCTGCTGCGGGCGGGCTGGTATCCCCGGTCGGCGCGTACCCCGGCCCAGCGGCTCGGCTGGTACGCCGGGCGGTTCGGGCTGGTCGAGGTGGACACCTCGTACTACGCCATCCCGGTGCCGGCGACCACCAGCGGCTGGGCGGCGGCCACCCCGCCGGGTTTCACCTTCGACGTCAAGGCGTTCAGCCTCTTCACCGGCCATCCGACCCCGGTGCAGGTGCTGCCGAAGGACCTGCGTCCGGCCGGCGGGCCGTCCCGGATCCGCCGCCGGGACCTGCCCGAGGCGGCGTACGACGAGCTGTGGACCCGGTTCCGCGCGGCGCTGGAGCCGCTCGCGGCGGCCGACCGGCTCGGCGCGGTGTTGTTGCAGTTCCCGCCGTGGCTGGTGCGGGGGGAGGGCGCCCGGCGGCGGATCGTCGAGCTGGCCGACCGGTGCCGGCCGTGGCGGGTCGCGGTGGAGGTGCGGCACGGCTCCTGGTTCGACGGCCCGGCCGCGGCCGAGACGGTGGCCTTCCTGCGTGACCACGACCTCAGCCTGGTCGGCGTCGACATGCCGCAGGGACACCCCTCCTCGGTGCCGCCGGTGCTGGTCGGCACGGCGGAGCCGGCGCTGGTGCGGATGCACGGCCACAGCGCGCACTGGGCGGACGGCTCCAAGGAGGACCGGTTCCGGTACGCCTACGCCGACGACGAGCTGCGCCGGTGGGCCGACCTGCTGACCGACCTGGCCGACCGGTCCGGGGAGCTGCACGTGCTGTTCAACAACTGCTGCGCGGGGCAGGCCCAGCGGGACGCCGCCCGGCTGGCCGAGCTGCTCGGGGTGACCCCCACCACGGCGGCGGCCCGGTGA
- a CDS encoding metallophosphoesterase family protein, giving the protein MNAGIYAVSDLHVAYPENRKIVESLRPAAAGDWLIVAGDVAELFADVTWALKLLSERFAKVIWAPGNHELWTHSQDPVRLRGEARYQAIVRQCRELGVSTPEDDYPVWTGAGGPLLVAPLFVGYDYSFREPGVTSKEQALARAHAAGVVCADEVFLHPDPYPSRDAWCRARVTRTEARLADCDPAVPKVLVNHYPLVRMPTDILRYPEFAQWCGTELTADWHRRFHARTVIYGHLHIPRVTWHDGVRFEEVSVGYPREWRHRTRLDSWLRPVLPAPAQV; this is encoded by the coding sequence ATGAACGCCGGCATCTACGCGGTCAGCGACCTGCACGTGGCGTACCCGGAGAACCGGAAGATCGTGGAGAGCCTGCGGCCCGCCGCGGCCGGCGACTGGCTGATCGTCGCCGGTGACGTCGCCGAACTCTTCGCCGACGTCACCTGGGCGCTGAAGCTGCTCAGCGAACGGTTCGCCAAGGTCATCTGGGCGCCCGGCAACCACGAGCTGTGGACCCACTCGCAGGATCCCGTCCGGCTGCGCGGCGAGGCCCGCTACCAGGCCATCGTGCGGCAGTGCCGGGAGCTGGGCGTGAGCACCCCCGAGGACGACTACCCGGTCTGGACCGGGGCCGGTGGCCCGCTGCTGGTGGCGCCACTGTTCGTCGGCTACGACTACTCGTTCCGCGAGCCGGGCGTGACCAGCAAGGAGCAGGCCCTGGCCCGCGCCCACGCCGCCGGGGTGGTCTGCGCCGACGAGGTCTTCCTGCACCCCGACCCGTACCCGAGCCGGGACGCCTGGTGCCGGGCGCGGGTGACCCGCACCGAGGCCCGGCTCGCCGACTGCGACCCGGCGGTGCCGAAGGTCCTGGTCAACCACTACCCGCTGGTGCGGATGCCCACCGACATCCTGCGCTATCCCGAGTTCGCCCAGTGGTGCGGGACCGAACTCACCGCCGACTGGCATCGCCGCTTCCACGCCCGCACGGTGATCTACGGCCACCTGCACATCCCCCGGGTCACCTGGCACGACGGGGTCCGGTTCGAGGAGGTCTCCGTCGGCTACCCCCGGGAGTGGCGGCACCGGACCCGCCTCGACTCGTGGCTGCGCCCGGTGCTGCCCGCACCCGCCCAGGTCTGA
- a CDS encoding VOC family protein gives MTSAFPPAVPCLTVTDAADAIAFYTRVFDAVPHRLECLPDGRVLAADLVVDGHWFTVSEWADPLAATCGLPVLTVDVTDPDEVLRRAVAAGGGVSAAGGPAREVLLRAPNGRSWAITRPEPAS, from the coding sequence ATGACCTCCGCGTTCCCCCCAGCCGTGCCGTGCCTCACGGTCACCGACGCGGCCGACGCCATCGCGTTCTACACCCGCGTCTTCGACGCCGTGCCGCACCGGCTGGAGTGTCTGCCCGACGGCCGGGTGCTCGCCGCCGACCTCGTGGTCGACGGCCACTGGTTCACCGTCAGCGAATGGGCCGACCCGCTCGCGGCGACCTGCGGACTGCCGGTGCTCACCGTCGACGTCACCGACCCGGACGAGGTGCTGCGCCGGGCGGTGGCGGCCGGTGGCGGGGTCAGCGCGGCCGGCGGCCCGGCCCGGGAGGTGCTGCTGCGGGCACCGAACGGCCGTAGCTGGGCGATCACCCGGCCCGAACCGGCCAGCTGA
- a CDS encoding DinB family protein, with translation MTTTDRVLTGERADLLQTIGKHRGFLRQTVQGLTDEQAATRSTASELCLGGLIKHVTSVEHRWARFMAGGAEAMESEPVDWAGMFRMSADETLTGLLAGYAATAARTDELIATLDLDASHPLPVAPWFEPGASWSVRRTLLHVIAETAQHAGHADIIRESIDGAKTMG, from the coding sequence ATGACCACTACCGACCGGGTGCTCACCGGCGAACGGGCCGACCTGTTGCAGACCATCGGCAAGCACCGCGGTTTCCTGCGGCAGACCGTGCAGGGGCTGACCGACGAGCAGGCGGCGACCCGCAGCACCGCCAGCGAGCTGTGCCTGGGTGGCCTGATCAAGCATGTGACCTCGGTGGAGCACCGGTGGGCGCGGTTCATGGCCGGCGGGGCCGAGGCGATGGAGAGCGAGCCGGTGGACTGGGCCGGCATGTTCCGGATGTCCGCCGACGAGACCCTGACCGGCCTGCTCGCCGGCTACGCCGCGACGGCGGCCCGCACCGACGAGCTGATCGCCACCCTCGACCTGGACGCGAGCCACCCGTTGCCGGTGGCCCCCTGGTTCGAGCCGGGCGCGAGCTGGTCGGTGCGCCGCACGCTGCTGCACGTGATCGCGGAGACCGCCCAGCACGCCGGGCACGCCGACATCATCCGCGAGTCGATCGACGGGGCCAAGACGATGGGCTGA
- a CDS encoding acyl-CoA synthetase: MSSSMDERPDRIRIGDRSASPPRLREWAAAVADDLHGTDRVAIETTPTMETVVGVVGALLAGTAVVPVPPDAGPREREHILRDSGARALLVPAGAGTAGTTRGGGPAADGSGLPVVPVDLRRTSATRHPEPGPERTALILYTSGTTGAPKGALLSRGAIATCLDGLAEAWRWTPDDLLVHGLPLFHVHGLVLGVLGPLRIGSRLHHVGRPQPERYAAAGGTLYFGVPTIWSRIAATPTAARALRSARLLVSGSAALPTAVFDGLAALTGHRMVERYGMTETLITVSARADGPRRPGAVGLALPGVRTRIVDEQGRDLPADGTAMGELLVAGPTLFDGYLNRPDADAASRSADGWFRTGDVATIGPDGWHRIVGRASTDLIKSGGYRIGAGEVEEALLAHPAVREAAVVGLPHPDLGQQVTAFVVADGVTGAELVDFVARQLSVHKRPRVVRLVDALPRNALGKVQKKRLVEG; encoded by the coding sequence ATGTCGTCGTCGATGGACGAGCGCCCCGACCGGATCCGGATCGGCGACCGGTCGGCCTCCCCGCCCCGGCTGCGGGAGTGGGCCGCCGCGGTCGCCGACGACCTGCACGGCACGGACCGGGTCGCGATCGAGACCACCCCCACGATGGAGACCGTGGTCGGCGTGGTGGGCGCGCTGCTGGCCGGTACGGCGGTGGTGCCGGTGCCGCCGGACGCGGGCCCCCGCGAGCGGGAGCACATCCTGCGCGACTCGGGGGCGCGGGCACTGCTCGTGCCGGCGGGCGCGGGCACGGCGGGTACGACCCGGGGCGGCGGCCCGGCGGCGGACGGTTCCGGGCTGCCGGTCGTACCGGTCGACCTGCGGCGGACCTCGGCGACCAGGCATCCGGAGCCCGGGCCGGAGCGGACCGCCCTGATCCTCTACACCAGCGGGACCACCGGCGCCCCGAAGGGGGCGCTGCTCTCCCGGGGAGCGATCGCCACCTGCCTGGACGGGCTGGCCGAGGCCTGGCGGTGGACACCGGACGATCTGCTGGTGCACGGGTTGCCGCTGTTCCACGTGCACGGGCTGGTGCTCGGTGTGCTCGGTCCGCTGCGGATCGGCAGCCGCCTGCACCACGTGGGTCGGCCGCAGCCGGAGCGGTACGCGGCGGCCGGCGGGACGCTGTACTTCGGCGTACCGACGATCTGGTCCCGGATCGCCGCCACCCCGACCGCCGCGCGGGCGCTGCGGTCGGCCCGGCTGCTGGTGTCGGGCAGCGCGGCGCTGCCCACCGCGGTCTTCGACGGCCTGGCCGCGCTGACCGGGCACCGGATGGTCGAGCGGTACGGCATGACGGAGACCCTGATCACGGTGAGCGCCCGCGCGGACGGCCCACGCCGGCCGGGTGCCGTCGGGCTTGCCCTGCCCGGGGTCCGCACCCGGATCGTCGACGAGCAGGGCCGGGACCTGCCGGCCGACGGGACCGCCATGGGTGAGCTGCTGGTCGCCGGTCCGACCCTCTTCGACGGCTACCTGAACCGGCCGGACGCCGACGCGGCGAGCCGCAGCGCCGATGGCTGGTTCCGGACCGGTGACGTCGCCACCATCGGCCCGGACGGATGGCACCGGATCGTCGGGCGGGCGAGCACCGACCTGATCAAGAGCGGCGGCTACCGGATCGGGGCGGGTGAGGTCGAGGAGGCGTTGCTGGCCCACCCGGCGGTACGCGAGGCGGCGGTGGTGGGCCTGCCGCACCCGGACCTGGGGCAGCAGGTCACCGCGTTCGTGGTCGCCGACGGGGTGACCGGTGCCGAGCTGGTGGACTTCGTCGCCCGGCAGCTGTCGGTGCACAAGCGCCCCCGGGTGGTCCGGTTGGTCGACGCGCTGCCCCGTAACGCCCTGGGCAAGGTGCAGAAGAAGCGCCTCGTCGAGGGGTGA
- a CDS encoding glycosyltransferase: MRIAIVSGHASPLAAADGRAAGGQHLHVAEQAAALAGEGHEVRIYTRRDSAVLPDTVRTDAGYQVWHVPAGPARPLPPDDLLPHLGEFGRWLAGQWRPDGWRPDVTHAHFWLSGLAALHAGRRTGTPVVLTYHDLGSAHRRRAGGRDPGPRGRIGYERALGRAADRVVVQSHDELGELVRLGVPRSKLTLVPAGVDGTMFGPTGPVAARDPDRPRILTVGPLRERQGFQDLVRALPTVPGAECVMVGGPPAELLPADTVARRLTALASSCRVADRVRLVGAVPRDELAAWYRSADVMVAAPWYEPFGRTPLEAMACGVPVIGTDVGGISDSVVDGLTGDLVPPRDPRALGTAIRRLLADRVRRFSYATAALDRIRVRYSWRHWAEQLTAVYTAVSGVGQVAGVNVAGQAAAAAA; encoded by the coding sequence ATGCGTATCGCGATCGTCTCGGGGCACGCCAGCCCGCTCGCCGCTGCCGACGGACGAGCCGCCGGTGGTCAGCACCTGCACGTCGCGGAGCAGGCGGCGGCGCTGGCCGGCGAGGGGCACGAGGTGCGGATCTACACCCGCCGGGATTCCGCCGTGCTGCCCGACACCGTGCGGACCGACGCCGGCTACCAGGTGTGGCACGTCCCGGCCGGTCCCGCCCGACCACTGCCGCCCGACGACCTCCTGCCCCACCTGGGCGAGTTCGGCCGGTGGCTGGCCGGGCAGTGGCGACCGGACGGCTGGCGGCCCGACGTGACACACGCCCACTTCTGGCTCAGCGGCCTGGCCGCCCTGCACGCCGGTCGCCGTACCGGCACTCCGGTGGTGCTGACCTACCACGACCTGGGCAGCGCGCACCGACGCCGGGCCGGGGGCCGTGACCCCGGGCCCCGCGGGCGGATCGGCTACGAGCGGGCGCTCGGCCGGGCCGCCGACCGCGTCGTCGTCCAGTCGCACGACGAGCTGGGGGAACTGGTCCGGCTCGGGGTGCCGCGGTCGAAGCTGACCCTGGTGCCGGCGGGGGTGGACGGGACGATGTTCGGCCCGACCGGGCCGGTCGCGGCGCGTGACCCGGACCGCCCCCGGATCCTCACCGTCGGCCCGCTGCGGGAACGCCAGGGCTTCCAGGACCTCGTCCGGGCGCTGCCCACGGTGCCCGGAGCCGAGTGCGTGATGGTCGGCGGGCCGCCCGCCGAGCTGCTGCCGGCCGACACGGTGGCCCGCCGGTTGACCGCGCTCGCCTCGTCCTGTCGGGTCGCCGACCGGGTCCGGCTGGTCGGGGCGGTCCCCCGGGACGAGCTGGCGGCGTGGTACCGGTCCGCCGACGTCATGGTCGCCGCCCCCTGGTACGAGCCGTTCGGCCGGACCCCGCTGGAGGCGATGGCGTGCGGCGTGCCGGTGATCGGCACCGACGTCGGAGGGATCAGCGACAGCGTGGTCGACGGGCTGACCGGCGACCTGGTGCCGCCGCGTGACCCCCGGGCGCTGGGCACCGCGATCCGCCGGCTGCTCGCCGACCGGGTCCGCCGGTTCTCGTACGCCACGGCGGCGCTGGACCGGATCCGGGTCCGCTACTCCTGGCGGCACTGGGCGGAGCAGCTCACCGCCGTCTACACCGCGGTCAGCGGCGTCGGTCAGGTGGCCGGGGTGAACGTTGCCGGTCAGGCCGCCGCGGCGGCCGCCTGA
- a CDS encoding 2-oxoacid:ferredoxin oxidoreductase subunit beta encodes MPEPTPIKLTTKDFKSDQEVRWCPGCGDYAILAAVQQFMPELNIPRENTVFISGIGCSSRFPYYMNTYGMHSIHGRAPAIATGLAVTRPDLSIWVVTGDGDALSIGGNHLIHALRRNINLKILLFNNRIYGLTKGQYSPTSETGKITKSTPTGSADAPFNPLSLALGAEATFIARTIDSDRKHLQTVLRAAAQHHGTAFVEIYQNCNIFNDGAFEPLKNPDTRDNHLIRLEHGKPITFGPDNQHCLTRPPHGLGLHTSNTTTTPPHDIITHDTTITDPTYAYALTRLPEHHTPIGILRQTTRPTYDTTVQQQITTATNTTTHTPEQQLTNLLHTGDTWTIRPLAEA; translated from the coding sequence ATGCCTGAACCCACCCCGATCAAACTCACCACCAAAGACTTCAAATCCGACCAAGAAGTCCGCTGGTGCCCCGGCTGCGGCGACTACGCCATCCTCGCCGCCGTCCAACAATTCATGCCCGAACTCAACATCCCCCGCGAAAACACCGTCTTCATCTCCGGCATCGGCTGCTCATCCCGCTTCCCCTACTACATGAACACCTACGGGATGCACTCCATCCACGGCCGCGCCCCCGCCATCGCCACCGGCCTCGCCGTCACCCGCCCCGACCTGTCCATCTGGGTCGTCACCGGCGACGGCGACGCCCTGTCCATCGGCGGCAACCACCTCATCCACGCCCTCCGCCGCAACATCAACCTCAAAATCCTGCTCTTCAACAACCGCATCTACGGCCTCACCAAAGGCCAATACTCCCCCACCAGCGAAACCGGCAAAATCACCAAATCCACCCCCACCGGCAGCGCCGACGCCCCCTTCAACCCCCTCTCCCTCGCCCTCGGAGCCGAAGCCACCTTCATCGCCCGCACCATCGACTCCGACCGCAAACACCTCCAAACCGTCCTGCGCGCCGCCGCCCAACACCACGGCACCGCCTTCGTCGAGATCTACCAAAACTGCAACATCTTCAACGACGGCGCCTTCGAACCCCTCAAAAACCCCGACACCCGCGACAACCACCTCATCCGCCTCGAACACGGCAAACCCATCACCTTCGGCCCCGACAACCAACACTGCCTCACCCGCCCACCCCACGGACTCGGCCTCCACACCAGCAACACCACCACCACCCCACCCCACGACATCATCACCCACGACACCACCATCACCGACCCCACCTACGCCTACGCCCTCACCCGCCTCCCCGAACACCACACCCCCATCGGCATCCTCCGACAAACCACCCGCCCCACCTACGACACCACCGTCCAACAACAAATCACCACCGCCACAAACACCACCACCCACACCCCCGAACAACAACTCACCAACCTCCTCCACACCGGCGACACCTGGACGATCCGACCGCTGGCCGAGGCATGA
- a CDS encoding alpha/beta hydrolase family protein, whose amino-acid sequence MSGDAEYTQEFVDVDGARIGIQVYPEPAGVPDAPAVVIWPAMGVRARYYRPFATGLRAAGLAVVVADLRGTGASTPAPSRACRYGYRELATDVGAVLDALKPRLDGRPRLLLGHSLGGQAALLHLALHGADRVDGLALLAVGMPYWRTYPGRRRYGVLPYTQGIAAVAGALGVWPGWGFGGRQARGVIRDWARTGRTGRFPTLDGVDAEAAVGRLTLPVLAVSVDDDQYTPHPTVDHLCAKLTAAPVTRHRYTVAEAGAPLDHFGWVRAGLPLTRRVADFAAGLPRR is encoded by the coding sequence GTGAGCGGGGACGCGGAATACACGCAGGAGTTCGTCGACGTCGACGGTGCCCGGATCGGCATCCAGGTCTACCCGGAGCCCGCCGGAGTCCCCGACGCCCCGGCGGTGGTGATCTGGCCGGCGATGGGGGTCCGTGCCCGGTACTACCGCCCGTTCGCCACCGGGCTGCGCGCCGCCGGCCTGGCCGTCGTCGTCGCCGACCTGCGGGGCACCGGGGCCAGCACGCCCGCCCCGTCGCGGGCCTGCCGGTACGGCTACCGCGAGCTGGCCACCGACGTCGGCGCGGTCCTCGACGCGCTGAAGCCCCGGCTGGACGGCCGACCGAGGCTGCTGCTCGGGCACTCCCTCGGCGGTCAGGCGGCCCTGCTGCACCTCGCCCTGCACGGTGCCGACCGGGTCGACGGTCTCGCCCTGCTCGCCGTCGGGATGCCGTACTGGCGCACCTATCCGGGCCGACGGAGGTACGGCGTGCTGCCGTACACCCAGGGGATCGCGGCGGTCGCCGGGGCGCTCGGGGTCTGGCCGGGCTGGGGGTTCGGCGGGCGGCAGGCACGCGGGGTGATCCGCGACTGGGCGCGCACCGGCCGGACCGGCCGGTTCCCCACCCTGGACGGGGTGGACGCCGAGGCGGCGGTGGGCCGGTTGACCCTCCCGGTGCTGGCGGTCAGCGTCGACGACGACCAGTACACCCCGCACCCGACCGTCGACCACCTCTGCGCCAAGCTCACCGCCGCGCCGGTCACCCGGCACCGGTACACGGTGGCCGAGGCGGGCGCCCCGCTGGACCACTTCGGCTGGGTCCGGGCCGGGCTGCCGTTGACCCGGCGGGTGGCCGACTTCGCGGCGGGCCTGCCCCGACGCTGA
- a CDS encoding 4'-phosphopantetheinyl transferase family protein, which yields MIEQLVPTGAVAVEAFDDTDTEPLHPEEAALVARAVEKRRREFTTARTCAHRALRALGQPPAPVLTGDRGAPVWPAGVVGSLTHCDGYRAAVVARRDDVETIGIDAEPDAPLPDGVLDAIALPDERAMVRRLTADAPGPHWDRLLFSAKEALYKAWFPVTGVFLGFDEARITLHPADRTFTARVLVPGRGRDFGGCYLHDAGLTLAVVAVPN from the coding sequence ATGATCGAGCAGCTCGTGCCGACCGGCGCCGTCGCCGTCGAGGCGTTCGACGACACCGACACCGAACCGCTGCACCCCGAGGAGGCGGCCCTGGTGGCCCGCGCCGTCGAGAAGCGGCGACGCGAGTTCACCACCGCCCGCACCTGTGCCCACCGGGCCCTGCGCGCCCTCGGTCAGCCGCCCGCCCCGGTGCTCACCGGGGACCGGGGCGCGCCCGTCTGGCCGGCCGGCGTGGTCGGCAGCCTCACCCACTGCGACGGCTACCGGGCTGCCGTGGTCGCCCGCCGGGACGACGTCGAGACCATCGGCATCGACGCCGAACCCGACGCCCCGCTGCCCGACGGCGTGCTCGACGCCATCGCCCTGCCCGACGAGCGGGCCATGGTGCGCCGGCTGACCGCCGACGCCCCCGGCCCGCACTGGGACCGGCTGCTGTTCAGCGCCAAGGAGGCCCTCTACAAGGCGTGGTTCCCGGTGACCGGGGTCTTCCTCGGCTTCGACGAGGCCCGGATCACCCTCCACCCGGCCGACCGCACCTTCACCGCCCGCGTCCTCGTCCCCGGTCGCGGTCGGGACTTCGGAGGCTGCTACCTGCACGACGCCGGCCTGACCCTGGCCGTCGTCGCCGTACCGAACTGA
- a CDS encoding globin domain-containing protein translates to MLSESSAAVVTATLPVVRAHADQITGRFYARMFAAHPELLDLFNRGNQATGRQQSALAASVVAYAGHLTGTDGAAWTAILDRIAHKHASLGITPGQYPLVGRHLLAAVGEVLGAAVTPEVAAAWDEVYWLMACELVARESRLYTTAGVAGDGTGWRDWRVVGVTPEATDTVSFTLAPADGGPVPGFVPGQYVSVAVGLDGGLGRQIRQYSLSGSPDADHWRITVKRVRGTGGAPDGLVSTTLHERVRPGDTIRLSPPFGEVSAVPGTGPLLLVSAGIGLTPAMSALQHLAATAPDRPVVLAHADRDAAAHAHRAELVDLHSRLPGLRLRLWYETPTAAGDALPPAAEVARGRIDPELIPLSPDAHVHLCGPLPFMNQVRGGLLRRGVPVERIAYEVFGPGMLPGAS, encoded by the coding sequence GTGCTCTCGGAGTCGTCAGCCGCCGTCGTCACCGCCACCCTGCCCGTGGTCCGGGCGCACGCCGACCAGATCACCGGCCGGTTCTACGCCCGGATGTTCGCCGCCCACCCGGAGCTGCTCGACCTGTTCAACCGGGGCAACCAGGCGACCGGCCGGCAGCAGTCCGCCCTGGCCGCCTCCGTCGTCGCGTACGCCGGCCACCTCACCGGCACCGACGGGGCGGCGTGGACGGCGATCCTGGACCGGATCGCGCACAAGCACGCCTCACTCGGCATCACCCCCGGGCAGTACCCGCTGGTGGGACGCCACCTGTTGGCCGCCGTCGGGGAGGTGCTCGGCGCGGCGGTGACCCCCGAGGTCGCCGCCGCCTGGGACGAGGTGTACTGGCTGATGGCCTGCGAACTCGTCGCCCGGGAGTCCCGCCTCTACACCACCGCCGGGGTGGCCGGGGACGGCACGGGGTGGCGCGACTGGCGGGTCGTCGGGGTGACCCCGGAGGCCACCGACACCGTCTCGTTCACCCTCGCCCCGGCCGACGGCGGCCCGGTGCCGGGCTTCGTCCCCGGGCAGTACGTCTCGGTCGCGGTGGGCCTCGACGGCGGGCTCGGCCGGCAGATCCGCCAGTACAGCCTCTCCGGAAGCCCCGACGCCGACCACTGGCGGATCACCGTGAAGCGGGTACGCGGCACCGGCGGAGCCCCGGACGGCCTGGTCTCGACGACCCTGCACGAGCGGGTCCGCCCCGGCGACACCATCCGGCTGAGCCCGCCCTTCGGCGAGGTGAGCGCGGTGCCCGGCACCGGGCCGCTGCTGCTGGTCAGCGCCGGGATCGGCCTCACCCCGGCGATGTCCGCCCTGCAACACCTGGCGGCCACCGCACCGGACCGGCCGGTGGTGCTGGCCCACGCCGACCGGGACGCCGCCGCCCACGCCCACCGGGCTGAGCTGGTCGACCTGCACTCCCGGCTGCCCGGGCTGCGGCTGCGGCTCTGGTACGAGACCCCCACCGCCGCCGGCGACGCCCTCCCCCCGGCCGCCGAGGTGGCCCGGGGACGGATCGACCCGGAGCTCATCCCGCTCTCCCCGGACGCGCACGTACACCTCTGCGGACCGCTGCCGTTCATGAACCAGGTGCGGGGCGGCCTGCTGCGCCGGGGCGTACCGGTGGAACGGATCGCCTACGAGGTGTTCGGGCCGGGGATGCTGCCCGGCGCGAGCTGA